DNA from Candidatus Eisenbacteria bacterium:
GTCTTCATGCTTTCATCCGTTTCTCTTGATCGGAGCGGTATCCGGCACCGCCCCGCGACCTGAAATGACGGCTCCCGCCCCGACTGGGGACGCCGAGAAGAGCGCCCGCCAGTCGGGCGGGCTACCGTGTCGACGCGTTACTGGAGCGCCGTCGCCTCTTGAGCACATCCAACTCCGCCCGCAGAAGCTCCAGCTCCACCGTCTGCTTCCCGACCAGCAGTTGCAGCTCGCGGATGTATTGGTCCGCTCGCGAATGGGTCGCCGCTGTCACGCGCCCCCTGGCCCCATCCAGGCCATTGGTTTCCTGAGACATGAGTCGCTTCCAGCGCTGCAGCAGGCTCGGCGCGATCCCCAGCTTTCGGCTGAGCTCGACGACGGTCATTTCGCCGCGCCATAGTCGGCCGACCTGCTCACGCTTGAAGTCGGCGCTGAAGATGCGCCGGCCGTCCGATTTGCGTGCGATGCGGGGCATCGTGCGTTCCCGCGCG
Protein-coding regions in this window:
- a CDS encoding transposase, giving the protein MPRIARKSDGRRIFSADFKREQVGRLWRGEMTVVELSRKLGIAPSLLQRWKRLMSQETNGLDGARGRVTAATHSRADQYIRELQLLVGKQTVELELLRAELDVLKRRRRSSNASTR